The DNA segment GTTATAAATTCGAACATCTCCCGTGCGCATTAACGGACCGGCCCAAATTTTTGCACCGGGAATAGTCTGCGTATCGTCGCAAACTAAATGTGTGTACCAGTGAAGCAGAAACAGATATGTGCGATAGCATAACCCTCTCTGACGGATGGCTTTTACCGTCTCAACGCCCGCGACCTGATAGCTGTTAACCTCATCCCCATTCTCTTCAATGAAGCTGTATTCTCGCAGAGCAATTCGTCCTGCTACTGTATTTTTGCTTTCATCAATGATTTCTGATGTAAGAAGCTCTTTGATAATATCCTCTTCAGAGATCTCGTTATCAGCTCTATCCAGCACGAACTCCATCAATTGCTCTTGATCAAATGCGCCAACCTTTTCGATAAGTGTATATAAAACAATATCGTCTTCAGGGTTGACAATGGTGATCTCGGAGATTTTGAAGAGAGAGGCTTCGTTTATCAAAAAACCATAATGAGAAACACGAGTTTCCCCAGAATGAGGAAACTCGCTAAGATCTTTTGAGTAAGCGCTATTTAATGTAGGAGCCATTGGGTAGCAGATTTATCAGCCTTTACATGACTGTCAATGCTACCATGACCTAATACGAAGCGACGAATGGAATGTTCAATCACCTCGGAAAACTCTTTTAAATGACGCAAGAATTCCGGGTACTGCTTATCAGGTTTTACGACAAAACGTACACGACCATTCAGGAAGATTGCTTCCGCTAACGGTTTTACGCTGGCACGAGCCATCTCAACATCGTCCTTAAAGGTAACGATGAAGCGAGTGTCTTTAAGTTCAACCGCATCATTGTTGAGTTTACGGACTTCAATCTTGTGCTTAGCAAGCACGTGAGTCTCAATAATGCTCGTACAATCACGGATTGTCTGTATAGAACGCGATGTGCTCGGTGCGTTGTGCATGTTTCCACCTTAGCCGTTAACAAGTTTATGTCATTGCGGCGACCCCATCGGGGTTTAGAGGCTACGAAAACGCTTCGCTGCCTGGTTAATAACGGGTAAGAATCTCTTGACGCCCGTTCATTAAATCTACATTAGCCACCAGCTAATTGCAACCAATTCACTCCCCAAACACCGCTAACTACGGGCGTTTACGCGTTTTCATCATCTTTTTTGCGGTTCCAATGGCACAAACGTTCCCTACCCTATTGTGTAAGAATTTAACGTTCAGTCTCCTCTGTCATTAAATCCTCATTGCTCACATAGATAGGCAGCCAAAGAACCCACCGGGAATGGAATTGCGCCAGTATTATGCCCGGCAAGAGCCTGCGCCTGCCGGGTTTTGATTATTTTCCCGCATCCGGATGCGTATCAAACGCCGCCATCACCCTGGCAAGTTCAGTTTCCGTAAAACCATGCTTCGCGTCTGTCACCCCCAGACCAAAACGTTCCTGTAGCAACGCATACAATGAGGTGACATCCGGTAAATTGCGCTGTTCTACCACCCTGTCACCTTCGTAATGCGTGAAGTGGAAGTTGGTGAGGGTCAGTTTCCCCCCGTCCGGCAAATGAAGGCACATCAGCAGATGATGACGAAAATGCGATTGCGGCCAGTGCGCGGACCAGAAGTTGCCCATCACGTAGTCACTTTGCTGCTGCACCACCCGATCAAAACGGTACATGGATTGCCAGCGATCGTGATGACAGAACTGCAGGATCCAGTCGTCCCCCTCCTGCTGCAAACGGTATTCGGCGTGTGGCGTCTTCTGGATAATGTCCGCTTGCAGACGAATGGGGGCAGTCAGCGTCTGACCGCCAAATCCCACATCGGCGATCCACAATTCGTCGTCCAGTTCGACCAGCAGCAGACGGTGAGTTCGCGGTGGCAGGTTCGGAGGGTTGGCCAGCACCACGCGCCCCAACAGACTGCGCACAGTAAACCCCAGTTCGCGCAGGACGCGCTCAAACACGCCATTTTGCTCAAAACAGTAGCCGCCGCGACGTGCGGTAATGAGTTTCTCTTCCAGCGACCTGTCATCAAGGTGCATTTCTCGCGGTAACAGCACGTCGAGATTCTCAAACGGGATAGTACAGTTATGCTGCAAATGTAGCGCCCGAAG comes from the Citrobacter amalonaticus genome and includes:
- the nhoA gene encoding N-hydroxyarylamine O-acetyltransferase, which translates into the protein MTPILNAYFARLNWSGRADVNIETLRALHLQHNCTIPFENLDVLLPREMHLDDRSLEEKLITARRGGYCFEQNGVFERVLRELGFTVRSLLGRVVLANPPNLPPRTHRLLLVELDDELWIADVGFGGQTLTAPIRLQADIIQKTPHAEYRLQQEGDDWILQFCHHDRWQSMYRFDRVVQQQSDYVMGNFWSAHWPQSHFRHHLLMCLHLPDGGKLTLTNFHFTHYEGDRVVEQRNLPDVTSLYALLQERFGLGVTDAKHGFTETELARVMAAFDTHPDAGK